A genomic stretch from Candidatus Rokuibacteriota bacterium includes:
- a CDS encoding response regulator, with protein sequence MGRVRERFGKWIRRGAAPAPPKNPLLFADHEEIQDIARQMARTKVELDRSILTLRSWARDISRRVAESGGGLDQGHDLRSLGETVGGLAHNFNNSLAAILAYTELLLRDAPKDSTAHRRLVVVREVALEASATVRRLQDFVSRQPEVAFGPVGLPAVIQEALDLTAPRWRDDAERRGVVITVTQDMEALPPVEGIAFELRDALVRLILNAVQAMDEGGTLGIRAASEESGWIVIEVRDTGIGMTEEHSRLVANRALEKAPTGRGGRGLAEVAEIIERHGGSMSIESEPGRGTVVRLRLHASRFQIIPPTEGVVAPVHPEQASRILLVDDDPRLLTVLSDMLQSYGHAVTTAAKGEEAVQMFDPTLHDVVITDLGMPRMNGWEVAERIKAQSPETPVFLLTGWGESVAAHEGSQFVDRVVAKPVSAEALMEQLAELHRTRAPAP encoded by the coding sequence GTGGGACGGGTCCGAGAGCGGTTCGGCAAATGGATCCGTCGGGGCGCCGCGCCGGCGCCTCCCAAGAATCCCCTGCTGTTCGCCGACCACGAAGAGATACAGGACATCGCGCGCCAGATGGCGCGCACCAAGGTCGAGCTCGATCGCTCCATCCTGACGCTCAGGAGCTGGGCCCGCGACATCTCCCGCCGCGTGGCCGAGAGCGGCGGGGGGCTCGACCAGGGCCACGATCTTCGCTCGCTCGGCGAAACCGTGGGCGGTCTCGCGCACAATTTCAACAACTCGCTCGCGGCCATCCTGGCCTACACCGAGCTGCTCCTCCGCGACGCGCCCAAGGATTCGACCGCCCACCGCCGGCTCGTGGTCGTCCGCGAGGTTGCGCTCGAGGCGTCGGCGACGGTGCGGCGGCTCCAGGATTTCGTCTCGCGCCAGCCGGAGGTCGCCTTCGGCCCCGTCGGTCTCCCGGCCGTCATCCAGGAAGCCCTCGACCTGACGGCGCCGCGCTGGCGCGACGACGCCGAGCGCCGCGGCGTCGTCATCACCGTCACGCAGGACATGGAAGCGCTGCCGCCCGTCGAGGGCATCGCCTTCGAGCTGCGCGATGCTCTCGTGCGCCTCATCCTCAACGCCGTCCAGGCGATGGACGAGGGCGGTACGCTCGGCATCCGCGCCGCCAGCGAAGAGTCGGGCTGGATCGTCATCGAGGTGCGCGACACGGGTATCGGGATGACAGAAGAGCACTCGCGGCTCGTGGCCAACCGCGCGCTCGAGAAGGCCCCGACCGGCCGCGGCGGCCGCGGGCTGGCGGAAGTCGCCGAGATCATCGAGCGGCACGGGGGCAGCATGAGCATCGAGAGCGAGCCGGGCCGGGGCACGGTGGTCCGCCTCCGCCTGCACGCGAGCCGCTTTCAGATCATCCCGCCCACCGAGGGCGTCGTGGCGCCCGTGCACCCGGAGCAGGCCTCGCGGATCCTGCTCGTGGACGACGACCCGCGTCTGCTCACCGTCCTCTCCGACATGCTCCAGTCCTACGGGCACGCCGTCACCACGGCTGCCAAGGGCGAGGAGGCGGTGCAGATGTTCGACCCGACCTTGCACGACGTGGTCATCACGGACCTCGGCATGCCGCGCATGAACGGCTGGGAGGTCGCCGAGCGCATCAAGGCGCAGTCGCCGGAGACGCCGGTGTTCCTCCTGACGGGCTGGGGCGAGAGCGTGGCCGCTCACGAGGGCAGCCAGTTCGTGGACCGCGTGGTCGCCAAGCCGGTCTCCGCCGAAGCCCTGATGGAGCAGCTGGCCGAGCTGCATCGCACGCGCGCTCCGGCCCCGTGA
- a CDS encoding acyl-CoA dehydrogenase family protein has product MNFGFNEEQELLRSTARKFFDNECASVTVRKLMDGPEGMTPDLWKKIAEQGWTGLIFADEHGGMGLGFVDLVVLMEEMGRAVVPGPFFSTVLLGGLAVREAGTDAQKKAWLPKITSGEARATLAWMEPSADLGARGITLQATAKGAGFTLNGTKLFVHDAHTADVIVVAARTSSGQNPPAGGQNPEDGVSLFLVPKGTPGLSVTLLPTMDQTRKLCEVGLKDVALGAEALMGQAGSGWAPLARVIDRATVALCAEMCGGAQKVLEMTVEYAKIRQAFGRPIGSYQGVKHKAADMLVDVENSKSITYYAAWAMDEGVPEGQLAVSMAKAYVSDAYRRVSGLGIQLHGGIGFTWEHDLHLYFKRAKGSEFTFGDATWHRERVAQLVNL; this is encoded by the coding sequence ATGAACTTTGGGTTCAATGAAGAGCAGGAGCTGCTGCGGAGCACCGCCCGGAAGTTTTTCGACAACGAGTGCGCCTCGGTGACCGTCCGCAAGCTCATGGACGGCCCCGAAGGCATGACGCCCGACCTCTGGAAGAAGATCGCCGAGCAGGGGTGGACCGGGCTCATCTTCGCCGACGAGCACGGCGGCATGGGGCTGGGCTTCGTCGACCTCGTGGTGCTCATGGAGGAGATGGGCCGCGCGGTCGTGCCCGGACCGTTCTTCTCCACCGTGCTGCTGGGTGGTCTCGCGGTCCGGGAGGCCGGCACGGACGCGCAGAAGAAGGCCTGGCTGCCGAAGATCACCTCGGGCGAGGCGCGCGCGACGCTCGCCTGGATGGAACCCTCCGCCGATCTCGGCGCCCGCGGCATCACGCTCCAGGCGACGGCCAAGGGCGCGGGCTTCACGCTGAACGGCACCAAGCTCTTCGTCCACGACGCCCACACCGCCGACGTGATCGTCGTCGCGGCCCGCACGTCCTCCGGGCAAAATCCCCCAGCGGGCGGGCAAAATCCCGAAGACGGCGTGTCCCTCTTTCTCGTTCCCAAGGGCACGCCCGGCTTGAGCGTCACGCTCCTGCCGACCATGGATCAGACGCGGAAGCTCTGCGAGGTTGGGCTCAAGGACGTCGCGCTCGGAGCCGAGGCGCTCATGGGGCAGGCCGGCTCGGGCTGGGCACCGCTCGCCCGCGTCATCGACCGTGCCACGGTCGCCCTCTGCGCCGAGATGTGCGGCGGCGCGCAGAAGGTGCTCGAGATGACGGTCGAGTACGCGAAGATCCGGCAGGCTTTCGGCCGGCCCATCGGCTCCTACCAGGGCGTCAAGCACAAGGCGGCGGACATGCTGGTGGACGTCGAGAACAGCAAGTCGATCACGTACTACGCCGCGTGGGCCATGGACGAGGGCGTGCCCGAAGGCCAACTCGCGGTCAGCATGGCCAAGGCCTACGTCTCGGACGCGTACCGCCGGGTCTCCGGCCTCGGCATCCAGCTCCACGGCGGCATCGGGTTCACCTGGGAGCACGACCTGCACCTCTACTTCAAGCGGGCCAAGGGGTCGGAATTCACCTTCGGCGACGCCACGTGGCATCGCGAGCGGGTCGCCCAGTTGGTCAACCTCTAG
- a CDS encoding acyl-CoA dehydrogenase has product MDFALTPEQTSFREEVRSWLAKNLPKDWSDRMRVGSDVPRPEVYDFLRTWQRKMYEAGFMGLTWPKDYGGRGLTFMEEMILQEQIALAKAPPVLNILAIGMAGPTIMAYGTEEQKRRYPAKMLSCEEIWCQGYSEPNSGSDLASLQTRAEKVGDHYVVNGQKVWTSIAHQADWMMLLARTDGKAEKHKGITYFLLDMHSPGVTVKPLKQLTGDDEFNEVYFDNVKVPEANILGGLNNGWAVGMTTLMYERLALGFGLQVRLRIALDGLVDLAKRTKKNGAPATQDPNVRQKLAQMWIDTEVFKYTGARAITKLLKGELPGPEASAGKMMWVEGHQRLQELAMEIQGPYSQLGRGSRWAVDGGVWQYSFLRSRANSIEGGTTEIQKNIIGERVLGLPKG; this is encoded by the coding sequence ATGGATTTTGCGCTGACGCCTGAACAGACATCCTTCCGGGAAGAGGTCCGGTCCTGGCTCGCGAAGAACCTGCCCAAGGACTGGAGCGACCGGATGCGGGTGGGGTCCGACGTGCCCCGGCCGGAGGTCTACGACTTCCTGCGCACGTGGCAGCGCAAGATGTACGAAGCGGGCTTCATGGGCCTGACCTGGCCCAAGGACTACGGCGGCCGCGGGCTCACCTTCATGGAGGAGATGATCCTCCAGGAGCAGATCGCGCTGGCCAAGGCGCCCCCCGTGCTCAACATCCTGGCCATCGGCATGGCCGGTCCCACCATCATGGCCTACGGCACCGAGGAGCAGAAGCGGCGCTATCCGGCGAAGATGCTGTCCTGTGAGGAGATCTGGTGCCAGGGCTACTCGGAGCCCAACTCGGGCTCGGACCTGGCCTCGCTCCAGACGCGCGCCGAGAAGGTGGGCGACCACTACGTCGTCAACGGCCAGAAGGTGTGGACGTCCATCGCGCACCAGGCCGACTGGATGATGCTGCTGGCGCGCACCGACGGGAAGGCCGAGAAGCACAAGGGGATCACGTACTTCCTGCTCGACATGCACAGCCCGGGCGTGACCGTGAAGCCGCTCAAGCAGCTCACCGGCGACGACGAGTTCAACGAGGTCTACTTCGACAACGTCAAGGTGCCCGAGGCCAATATCCTGGGCGGGCTCAACAACGGCTGGGCGGTGGGCATGACCACGCTGATGTACGAGCGGCTGGCCCTGGGTTTCGGCCTTCAGGTGCGGCTCCGGATCGCCCTCGACGGACTCGTGGACCTGGCCAAGCGCACGAAGAAGAACGGCGCGCCGGCCACGCAGGACCCCAACGTGCGCCAGAAGCTGGCGCAGATGTGGATCGACACCGAAGTGTTCAAGTACACCGGGGCGCGCGCCATCACCAAGCTGCTCAAGGGCGAGCTGCCCGGCCCCGAGGCCTCGGCCGGCAAGATGATGTGGGTCGAGGGCCACCAGCGGCTCCAGGAGCTCGCAATGGAGATCCAGGGTCCGTATTCCCAGCTCGGCCGGGGCAGCCGGTGGGCCGTGGACGGCGGCGTGTGGCAGTACAGCTTCCTCCGCTCGCGCGCCAACTCCATCGAGGGCGGGACAACCGAGATCCAGAAGAACATCATCGGCGAGCGCGTGCTCGGCCTTCCGAAAGGCTAG